Genomic segment of Serinicoccus hydrothermalis:
TCAGCTACCAGCTGCTCCAGGGCCTGGACTACCTGCACCTGTACCGGGAGTACGGCTGCACGCTGCAGACCGGTGGCCAGGACCAGTGGGGCAACCTCACGGCGGGCGTGGACCTCATCCACCGGGTCGAGGGTGCCTCGGTGCAGGTGATGACCACACCCCTGCTCACCGACGAGAGCGGCAACAAGTACGGCAAGTCCGAGGGCAACGCCGTCTGGCTGTCGGCCGACATGACCTCGCCGTACGCCTTCTACCAGTACTGGATCAACGTGGCCGACGGGGAGACCGGCAAGCTGCTCCGGGTCTTCACCGACCGGACCCCGGAGGAGATCGCCGCCCTGGAGACCTCGGCCCGTGAGCAGCCGCACCTGCGCGAGGCGCAGCGGGCGCTGGCCGGCGATGTCACCACCCTCGTCCACGGGGCGACGGCGACCGAGCAGGTCGAGGCGGCCAGCCAGGTGCTCTTCGGGCGGGGGGACCCGCACGCCCTCGACGCGCAGACGCTGCGCGACGCGACCGCCGAGCTCCCGGGGGCGGAGGCGGCGTCCGGCACCGCCGTGGTCGACGCCCTCGTGGCGACCGGTCTGGCTGCGAGCCGGGGAGCGGCGCGCCGGCTCCTCGCGGACGGGGGAGTGAGCGTCAACAACGCGAAGGTCGCGGACCCGGACGCGGTGCTCGCCGACGCGGACTTCCTCCGCGACGAGGTGGCGCTCCTGCGACGTGGCCGCAAGAGCCTCGCCGCACTGCGAAAGACGTCCTGACCAGCGGATTTGTCCCCTGCGCAGGACGTGTCCTAGAGTTGATCCTCGCCGCACCGACAGGGAGGCACGGACACCGACTCAGGTGGCCGGTCCCGGGTCCGGCAGCACGCCTCTCGGCACCAGGTTTCGGCCTGGACGCGGATTTGACTCGCAGAAGTCGGGATGCGTAACCTTGAAGAAAGCCCCGGACATCACGGTGCCACAAGCGCCTGGTTATGGTGTGTGTCCGATTCTTGAGAACTCAACAGCGTGTTTGTTTTTTGATGCCATGTTTTGTTTTGCCATGGCCTGCCCCACCCCCGTGGGGTGTGGTTGTGGTTTTTGCCGGGTTTGTCTGGCTTTCCGAGGCTCATGTTTATGGGTTTTTGGTTTTTTCGGAGAGTTTGATCCTGGCTCAGGACGAACGCTGGCGGCGTGCTTAACACATGCAAGTCGAACGCTGAAGCTCCAGCTTGCTGGGGTGGATGAGTGGCGAACGGGTGAGTAACACGTGAGTAACCTGCCCTCCACTTCGGGATAAGCACTGGAAACGGTGTCTAATACTGGATGTGACATCAGCCTGCATGGGTTGGTGTGGAAAGATTTTTTGGTGGTGGATGGACTCGCGGCCTATCAGCTTGTTGGTGGGGTAATGGCCTACCAAGGCGACGACGGGTAGCCGGCCTGAGAGGGTGACCGGCCACACTGGGACTGAGACACGGCCCAGACTCCTACGGGAGGCAGCAGTGGGGAATATTGCACAATGGGCGAAAGCCTGATGCAGCGACGCCGCGTGAGGGATGACGGCCTTCGGGTTGTAAACCTCTTTCAGCCTTGACGAAGCCCTTTTGGGGTGACGGTAGGGGCAGAAGAAGCACCGGCTAACTACGTGCCAGCAGCCGCGGTAATACGTAGGGTGCGAGCGTTGTCCGGAATTATTGGGCGTAAAGAGCTTGTAGGCGGTTTGTCGCGTCTGCTGTGAAAGCCCGGGGCTTAACTCCGGGTCTGCAGTGGGTACGGGCAGGCTAGAGTGTGGTAGGGGAGACTGGAATTCCTGGTGTAGCGGTGGAATGCGCAGATATCAGGAGGAACACCGATGGCGAAGGCAGGTCTCTGGGCCATTACTGACGCTGAGAAGCGAAAGCGTGGGGAGCGAACAGGATTAGATACCCTGGTAGTCCACGCCGTAAACGTTGGGCGCTAGGTGTGGGTCCCATTCCACGGGGTCCGTGCCGCAGCTAACGCATTAAGCGCCCCGCCTGGGGAGTACGGCCGCAAGGCTAAAACTCAAAGGAATTGACGGGGGCCCGCACAAGCGGCGGAGCATGCGGATTAATTCGATGCAACGCGAAGAACCTTACCAAGGCTTGACATACACCGGACGACTGCAGAGATGTGGTTTCCCTTTGTGGCTGGTGTACAGGTGGTGCATGGTTGTCGTCAGCTCGTGTCGTGAGATGTTGGGTTAAGTCCCGCAACGAGCGCAACCCTCGTTCCATGTTGCCAGCAACACCTTTTGGGTGGTTGGGGACTCATGGGAGACTGCCGGGGTCAACTCGGAGGAAGGTGGGGATGACGTCAAATCATCATGCCCCTTACGTCTTGGGCTTCACGCATGCTACAATGGCCGGTACAAAGGGCTGCGATCCCGTGAGGGGGAGCGAATCCCAGAAAGCCGGTCTCAGTTCGGATTGGGGTCTGCAACTCGACCCCATGAAGTCGGAGTCGCTAGTAATCGCAGATCAGCAACGCTGCGGTGAATACGTTCCCGGGCCTTGTACACACCGCCCGTCAAGTCACGAAA
This window contains:
- the tyrS gene encoding tyrosine--tRNA ligase, whose amino-acid sequence is MTNILDELQWRGLVAQTTDEAALRQALDDGPVTVYCGFDPTAPSLHFGNLVQLVVLRHLQRAGHRVICLVGGSTGLIGDPRPTSERVLKTKDEAAANVARIQQLVGPFLEFSGDNPALLVNNLDWTAPLSALDFLRDVGQHFRVNQMIRKDAIAARLESQEGISYTEFSYQLLQGLDYLHLYREYGCTLQTGGQDQWGNLTAGVDLIHRVEGASVQVMTTPLLTDESGNKYGKSEGNAVWLSADMTSPYAFYQYWINVADGETGKLLRVFTDRTPEEIAALETSAREQPHLREAQRALAGDVTTLVHGATATEQVEAASQVLFGRGDPHALDAQTLRDATAELPGAEAASGTAVVDALVATGLAASRGAARRLLADGGVSVNNAKVADPDAVLADADFLRDEVALLRRGRKSLAALRKTS